One Gossypium arboreum isolate Shixiya-1 chromosome 13, ASM2569848v2, whole genome shotgun sequence genomic window, TAAAATTACATAATTGTtacttttcaaaaaatatattttttgattACAAACTATTTTTCTTTTTGCAGAGGATCTTACTAttgaattttgtatttttttttacaaGAAATCTTCACTGTTCATCGCAGGAAATCTTCATTGTTCATCCGTCTTTTCTTGTAGGGAATCTCCCTTATTCATCTTTTATCTTTGCTTTGCATGTTTGTAGGGAGTCATTCATCTCTTGAAATGCTTAGCTCAATGGATCCTGGATCAGAAGACAAGAAATCCTCGACTTCAAGCaaatttttttatggttttggtTATAATTACTGAAGTGGTATCGTCTGCAAGATCCACTGTTTTGATTGAAGACGTCGAGGATTTCTCATCTCATGATCCAGAATCCATTGAGTTAAGCATTTCAGCATTTGTATTCCTTCTTAGTCTTGGCTTGAGCCAACATTACACTAGTAGTCAATTTTACTTGAAGGAATTTTGCTATAGATTGATTCGAGGCCACAGACTTACATAATCTTGAATTCTTGTTAAAAAAATTGTCCAAATACTTGGAATCAGAATCATATTTTTCatcattaatgtaacaccccaaacccggcccagacgttatggccggatccgacatgccacatcgaagcgttcaaaacattttatattattggtccagaaaaacttacttagtgttttaaaagataatttcattataggttaaagtgaatggaagtcagtgcaccggtaggaaaccggaaaagaggtggtgagtccatcggattgcttaagtaccaagctccttgaatccaatcctagacatgcataccgccattgccacaccttaacgtcatggatatttctaggaaaccgatttgattaagtcattttaggaaaagtgattaattttggaaaatactttcattgcggaagctttatttgttgtcgtgttattttgaaatcaattgttgtttttgaaacgcgtgcctaaagctatccaatttcaacagttaaaataagtaatacctatcttagtaatacatattaaaaccatcaaaaataattaagcggccttattacatttaaaacccaaaacttcaaacgtaaataaaaggatgtccagttcaccgaagaaaatcaaactttcaaagcggtggccactccgaattccctcacgactccaagcccactatggttggggatttctgcgtggatgagaataaaagggtgagtttggggaaactcaaagtgtaaggaaaacccattcaaagcccaagtcacttaaacctattgggcctaagcccattcagtaatgatggtcttgggcgagccctttcagattacaataaattgggccttagcccttattcagataaagatggcccataggcccatttcaaaatacatgcaacatcaagaacatatgcaagcccatttgggagactactcaacccaccaaccactacactccacccgtaccagccatacactccatgtgggaatagctcaacccacccatttcaacactccacagttgcgcaAAGAAGGTCAGCTGCTTTCGAttatcgaagaattgaggcaaagcctccaagacatggacaagccactttcaagacttcctccgtcaatatcccggtctcatgcatcgataataacaacatggcatgcagtaaataacaacaatcaaacatgcatttaggtcaatttaaccctaagggtatttggtaatttatctcctagggtaaaacgtaaattttccacttttaaaggtatttcagtaatttatttattttagggtttttcatgcatattcctacctttcacgtactaatagaatcactaccgagggttcttaccgaattgggcgttggcccatcattccaattttggcccattaagcccaaaaatatcgaggcacgtaaatcatgcactttgcggtcaaacattgcagcttacctaaaacattaatcgatttacctcacgagcattacttttctcaaaatctacaaaataccgattttcggcatttcgcttttcgacttttgccaatctagactaagaaagagggtgtcgattacacacattttgcgacgatatcttgtgaaatccacacacgaactgcctacaatttgattactaacacgttaatctaactattcaaatacgaactacgtattaaccccttacaatattcggccaaccacacctacagatcatagtaagcttataagaaagtaataagcaactcattaacaaatttttgtcaatgtttaccacataatcataatttcactgcaagctgtcttcctgagcaacaaccactaaattatttataactggagctacaaaactccaaatcaagttccgttaattttccctgaaaatagactcatatatcttctatccataaaattttcagaatttttggtatggccaatcaataccagatttttcttaaagtttcctatgttttactatttgactaatctgaccactcttcattacgaatcaaatttctcattgtacagaattcaaaatatgttcttatttattccatttgaaactagactcattaatctttaattacataatttatgcagcttctaactcatctcccacaatttatggtgattttccaaagtcacgttactgttgctgtcccaagcagatttattaccaaatcactctttcacacataccttgcatgcatgttatttaaacatgtatatcaccaatcaatcatcacatatctatgattttacttaagtataatctccatttcatcattttaaagcacaacatgttagccgatttttccctttagcatctaaggcacatgcatgttcatttgtttggctcaacttcacctatcttccatttttcatcaaaagaacatgaaacaataaccatttccttcattttaattcatgaccaaatgctcacaacacaaccaaaaaccaaaatatgcttcaagagttaaggtagaatcaagaagaactcatgaacatcaagatagaagcaaactaccataaacttaccttcaattttcttccccaagtgatcaaacattcaagagctttctcctctcctttctcttctctaactttcggctatgatgaacaaagatggacaaaactttgttcttttcacccctttttcttttaataaaatttcatatttcatccatttaattttttaatacaaaagacatgaaatgcccatcatggaacatttacctaaaccattatcatggaacatttacctaacccattatcatagaatatttacctaatccattatcatggaacatttacctaacccattatcaatttgtaccatgaattatggatatcaagtgttcatattgtctacaacaacatgatggctggccacttcatgtaaaatgggaggtttgtcatacaaatcctcctattttacactcctatttatttggccacttcaatttagcctatagcattttcaaacattttcacataggtcctatttcataatttcaccccctttttcttatggaacaaaaattaactaaaattgtcgggttctatcttaagcttgggccttctagaggcccactaacataattaaacctatgccaacattcacagaattcccgaaaattggggcgttacaattaaaCTTGTCCCACCATTTCGTTCTgaaatttttaactaataatgaAATTCCTAAACATGGATATTGTTCATAAGAGTAATTCCAAGAAACAATTCAAGAAATACACagttttgagaaaaaaaatgGATTGTTCGATAAATATGTTTTTGGTTTGGTTCGAGCTAGAATTTGTTAAAGAACTTGGGccataagttttaaaatttttctggTAGGATATCAAAAGATGATAGTCTATACTACTTCCACCATTCTTGTAATTAATTTGGGAATTTGAATTGGGTaccatttttaaaatatatgagCTAAGATTATCTTATATGTTGGTTGTTCATTAGGAAGACATTGTACCAGGCCATTTGGTAATCCCAATATGTGAAATATGGGCGGTGGTCTATTTGGTGGTAAATTTGGCTGGGAATTTTTTTAGAGAATTTGAGATATTTCTTTTGGGAAATATTTTTGGGAAAATGCTACTTCTTTTGAGAAAACATCTTGGAGagatatttcttttaaaatatttttgagagaTTTTTGTTTGTATAAAAcaatctctttatttttttttgaaatctttgTTATTTCAACACCAATTTGTTTGAAAGGAATTTCCTCTTTTAATTGAGAAAAGGTTAATGCCACTTTTGGGATTGAAAAAGAGACTCAATTCATTTTTTGATTTGTAAACAATTCTATTTGGATCCTGTGCATCCTGAAGGGATGCATTTTTGGAAGATTTTGATCAAAACTGTGGATTTTGTAAACGATACCACTTCAGTAACTGTCAccagaataaaaaaaaataaaaataaaaaatgatgaCAAAATTATTTTGCAAAGATGAGATGAATGATTTTCTCTAGGCCTGCAAAGCAAATAAAAAAGATGAATAGAGGAGATTTCTTGTAAGAAAATACAAATAAACTGTGAAAATTCTCTGCAATGAACAATGAAGATTCCTTGTAATGAATAGTGAATATTCTCTGTAATGAACAATAAGGATTCTCCGTAATGAACATTAAAAATtctttgcaaaaaaaaaatacaaaaatagtaaGGTTTTCTGTAAAAAAAATTGTAACCAGAATCTATATACTCTAAAAAGTAGCAATTATGTAATTTTGATAATGATAAAGGGATAAAATTCCTAAACAAAGATGTTGTAAAAGGCAAAAGTTCTCTCTAAAAAACTATCAATTTTGTAATAAAAGGtacaatttcaaattatttaaaataatattgtaatatagaaataaaataaatatgtttctttgaaattttctaactttaaaaatttaagttttttttcaaattattatttcaaACGCTTCCATCCACCCCATCATCAAGACTATttggatatttattttattttaatattttataattttatatatttttatttatcgaattttttatattttcatcataacattattttaatatttacattagagtagaattatatattaagtatatatttatttttaatatgttttatattacataatatataaaaataatataatataaacttAAAATGTTCAAACCTTGAATGTTTAAGTCTAAACTCGACCTATATTTTAAGTaaacttaattttattttctctaaacctattttttaaatataatattttactcAAATCCTCCTAAATTTCAAACAAATCTTCTAGTATAAAGATGTTATCCTACTATAAACAAATTTTACCGtactaaaatattaaaactatTCACAACTTTGTAGTCTTTGCTGGCCTGGGTCTATCGAAGTTACGAAAGCAATTGTAGGTTCAattgaaggaaaaaaaatgttatttataatttttaaaatttttttatataatttatacatTAACTTCACAAAATATTTAAAACGACTGCAAAAAGTTATAAAAGAGGCGGCCAAAATTCagtaagaaaaaagaaagaaagaaagaaaaaactctTCCATCCAACTGTCCagattcaataaataaaaaattatcctTCCCTTCCTTTTACCCTAATTTAAACATAGGGTTAAGATAGATATTGCAGTGAATCTGTTAATTCATAATATTATAGAAAACATGCATGGAGAAGGCTCATTATTGGTTCATagattttccttttctttatccAAAAATCTAAACTTGAATTGCTTTcgctttctttattttattcttctcTACATTGCTTTGCATTCCCTTATAGTTTCCAAAATCTCCAATCAGATAAAAGTCATGATCAACAAAGGTTATACTTTTGCTTCCTCTTTTCTTAAAGCTGGCAACTAATATTATCTTATCACTAATGGAAATGGAAGATTTTCATATAAAAAAAGAGAGTGATTAAAAAAGGGTCAAGTTAGGGTCTTCATTGTATTTGAATGATGGAGTAGATTTTCACAGCAAAAGAACCTcaactttatttttatatttccCCTTTGGGAAATATCAGAAAAATTCATTGACTTCACTAATTAGGATAACCAAATTTTACAGCAAAAAGTTTACAATGCTTATCTGATTCATTTAATAAAGATGGAGTTTTAGTTGTCTATGTTTTCTTGTCGTCCAATTGTAACTTGAAGTCAATCAAATCCAACTTTATTTTGCTTTCTGATATATACCTCTATACTTTTTTCTTTGTCAAGTTCTATTTACAGATCACTCGCTGGTGAGACTCGATTGTTGATGTTTGTGAGGGTGTTATTTAAACACCAACTATACCATGTTGGCATTGATGTATATACTTGCTTTTCTTGGCATGTCGTTTCAATTACTTTGGAATCATTTTTTCTTTGCAGCATAGTAgtcaaatatttataaagaatgaTTGTTTATAAGCAGTAATCAAAAGAAAATCCAGGGATATAAAGTGACTGAGTGTGAGGCTAATGTTTATATTTCAGTGGTTAAGTCTCTTAGGGCTTTAAATTTTGACGAGGACCCTTCACTGACAATTCAGAAGCTATCTCATAATCTAGAAAAAAGACAAGAACAAAACTGGATATCCCTTCTACGTTATAACTTACTTCGAAGCACCCAATTTTAGGTAAAATTTTCTGATGGGAAATGTTTACAATTTAACTGTCAATAAATTCTTGTTAttgtcataaataaataaataaataaataaataaaaactaggATACAGACAGCTGTTTCTTAAATGAAACACGAAACAAAGGTTACCATTAAACACAACTCTTTTCTCATATAGTTAGGCGTTACATGAATTTCATGTCAAAAAGGAAAAAGCCTAACCTCATTAAACAACAACATTGAAGGAAGCAAAAAGAGGGAACTAATGTGTCAAAGCACAAATGTTGGCATGTGAGTGGGTTTTTTCTTTTGAAAGCTAAAATGTATTTATCACCTTAATGTAAGGAACTGCTTTTTCCTATTAAAGTTGAATGGCCATCTAGTCATCTTCACTTACTCCTCTCACAAACCAAGAAATTAATGCAGGTGCATATACTTGTCACCATCCACAAGTAACATCATAGCTTGTTggtcatataatatatatattgtcCAACAATGTGGGTTTATGAATGTCACAAGATGGACTTCACAAAGGCAGGGAAATTAGAGAGCCAAAATGAGGTTCAACAGCCACAGCAACCAACCAAAGGCACCAGCTTCTTTAGAACTTGTTTCAATGGTCTCAATGCCTTATCAGGTTCCTCTCTTCCTCTTTGTAATTTAAAGGTTTTCTTCTCATGCTTCTTTGTAGTATATTAAACAAACCCAAAGAATTTGAAGAACGAATCATCTTTAGAATAGGAGTCTAGTAATAAAATATAACAGCTTGATCAAATAAAGATTCAGTTCCATTAGATGTCTCTACTACATGAATCCTTTAATCCCTTTCCATTGGTCAATTAACATTTAAATAACCTATATCTTTGAATTCTACAACTCAGGCGTTGGGATACTGTCAATTCCATACGCACTTGCTCAAGGGGGATGGCTAAGCTTATTGCTTCTTTTCCTGGTAGCTGTTCTCTGTTGGTACACAGGATTACTTCTACGACGTTGTATGGATACGCATCCCCTCATCAAAACCTACCCCGATATAGGTGAGCGTGCTTTTGGGTATAAGGGGAGAGCTATCGTATCCGTGTTCATGTATGTCGAGTTGTATTTGGTTGCAGTTGAGTTTCTGATATTAGAAGGTGACAATCTGGACAAGCTGTTTCCAAACACGGCATTTAAAGTTGCCGGGCTGAAAATCAGAGGAAAACAAGCCTTTGTTATGTTGACTTCCCTCATAGTTCTGCCAACTACATGGTTGAAGAGTTTGGCTCTACTTGCCTATGTTTCTGCTGGTGGGGTGTTAGCTTCTTTCATTCTTGTTATCTGCATCTTTTGGGTGGGAGCAGTAGATAAAGTGGGGTTCCATGAAAATGATTCGGTTTTGAATTGGAAGGGAATGCCTATTGCCATAAGCATGTTTGCTTTTTGTTATTGTGGCCATGCAGTTTTCCCTACGTTATGCAGCTCAATGAAAGATAGAAGCAAATTCTCCAAGGCAAGAAAGTGATATCATGGAGTTCTACATAAAGATTGACGCAATTCTTTCCTGATTTACTGATAGTTAAGAGTTGCATCAAGTTTTCAGGGAAAATAAACTCATGCACCTCTCTGTTTTTCGTTGCAGGTTTTACTTGTTTGCTTCATCACAAGCACGATCAACTACGGATCGATGGCTGTCATGGGCTACCTGATGTTTGGAGAACATCTGAAGTCTCAAGTGACATTAAATCTTCCCATAAAAAAGATGAGCACAAAAATAGCAATTTATACTACTCTAATCAATCCCCTGACGAAATATGCTATCATAACCGCTCCAATTACAACTGCGATCGAAGAAACATCCCTCTTTCGCAACAGCAGGTCACTAAGCATCCTCATTAGAACTGCACTAGTGATCAGCACAGTGATTGTTGCGTTAACCATCCCATTTTTTGGCTACGTGATGGCATTTATAGGATCGTTCTTGAGTGTCACTGCATCTATGTTGCTGCCGTGCCTGTGTTATCTTAAACTTAACAAAGCTGCTCAAAAAATGGGGTTAGAACTGATAATAATTGTAGCAATTTTGGTGGCTGGGTTATTCATAGGTGTAGTTGGAACCTTTACTTCCATAAAGCAAATTGTTAACCATCTGTGAATTACCCAAATAGATACTAGCCCCAAGCTTTATGTCAGATGGGAACTAACAGTTTGATAAGCAAATAATACGAGTATATAAAGATTAAAGCATTTCCAATGTTCAGGATTCTCGAGTTTACTCCATTTTCCGATGATTTGGAGAATATGGTATAGAAGCTTAGATCATGGAACAAAAGACTAAAAAAGCAGAGGAAGTAAAAGGAGAAAGAAATATAAGTTCCATTCCAATCTATAATAATCAACTATAAGCAATTATCTTTGCTTTACGCCGGGGAGGGGGGGGGGGACAGGTCATTGTGATTGAATGAACATAGGATGACCTAGGAATGGAGCTTCACACCTGTTGATATTCTAACCTCAAACATCAAACTTCAAAAGCAATGACTCCTTTCTTTACAAGTAATGCAACTTGGGGGGTCAAAATTTCGCTGTTTGCTCCATCATCGAAATCAAACTGAAAATTTTAAGAATACTGTGAAGATGTTAGTAAATTTATGCATCCAACATTGTCCACTTTTGATGTTAGATGTTTTGCAGTAGGTTCCATAATGAGTGAATATTGTAGGCTTTGATTTCAGAGCATGCCAATGACAAAAAAAGTATTAATTAGCCAAGATTCCATGTCATACAGTGAGTTATAAGGAGGAAAAGCAAAAGGAGAGAAAATTAGAACCTTTTTCTAAATGGAAGCAGAAGAATTTACCTCTAGTTTCATAGTCAAAATATCTGAGCTGAACTTGGATATTAGTTCTGTAATTGATGCATTAATGACTTAGAATCAGGGAATGATGTCGATTGCATTAAAAGCAAAATACATATATGCACAGATTTCAGTTATACAGTATTCCCCACATCTGTAAGTGCAACCAAATCTACATTGCCTGAACGAACTTTGCGTCTTAATTGACTTAAGCGTAGCTGTCCTTTCTCAAGCATCATCTTGTCCACATTATCAGAATCTACTGTAAATGACCATGGATATTAGTGCAAATAATCATCAATTAGTGGCATACGGGTGTACGATTTTGTGAAAAAGATGGCACAGTTGCTCACAAAACTAGCAATTACAAGAGGAAGCTCATTCAAGCAATATCACACATTTCCACCAAATCGTATCAATGGGTTAACATGAAATTCTAAAAGCTTGATCATAGACCTGCTTTGCCTGAACAAAAAATCTGGACACACTTTGTGAGTGCAAGGTGCTCGAAGTTCATAGGTCATTGAAGACAATTTTTCTTTATTGCTATGCGCCTATTGCTTGGCATTGTTTTGGTCTAGCTGGAAAAACAATGAATTGCTATTGCAGAAACTTAAAGCATACTCATTACAAGCAAACCTTCATTGTCCTCTCTATAACTATCCTAATATATTACCTTCATGAAATTGGCAATCCAATTGCACATGCATAGGCTCTCCAGTTCCTTCTTGTCGTGAGCAATTGTTTTTAGACCGAGCTTCACGCCGTATCTGACTCAACCGTGTTATCCCTCCTAGCaacttgccatgtgaacatactGCAGTAATGTTTAGCCGAGGTATATGGTTTCCAGACCGAGCTTGACGACGAATTTGAGTCAGGCGCATTTTACTTCCCTGCAAGGTCCTATAACTATCCTCTTGGATGCTCTGTTTCATGAATGACTGGATTTTAAGACGGGCTTGACGTCTAATATGACTTAACCGCAGCACTGTCCCTTCACCATGAGATCCATCCCTTTCATTTCTATCATGAGAAATTGGGGGCATTTCATCAGCTTCACCCCAATTCTTATCTGAAAgagtaaaataatataaaaatcagaTAAGAATGTTACTAAAACAATGAGATTGTTGGGAACTGGATGAGAGTTGTACCGCTACTCTTAGCCATAACATCGTCAGCGTTTTCTTGCAAATTTTGAGCCTCCATACTAGAATCTAACACGGACCATGGATTATTAATGACATAATATGAACCATATACCTATTAAATCgaaacaaatcaaaacattttCCAAAGTTTTGAGGCACTAACCTTCATCATTTTGAGGATTTTCATGTACTGTAGGTAAGATGTACTCAGATTCAGATATTAGTTCAGCAAAGTTTGCAAGAATCAACAACTGGTTATTGCTTCCCTCAGTTAATTTTCCTTCAAACTTAAGGCTCATTTCTTCACTTATCCTTTCTTTCCGACATTCAGACACCACAATCTGCTTTTGTTGGGAAACATCACGACAATATTGCCTCTGTTTGATTGTCATTTCCAATTTTTTGCAGCAAGAAACAATGGGAAAGAAAACTATCTAGCTAGTAACTATCCATCATCATCTGTTTTCCAGGAATAGTTAAGcatagttaaaaaaaaaaaaaaaagcaactcTCATGGTAAAGCTAGCTAGCATCAACAAGGCATTTCAAAACAGTTGAAACACAGTTAGCCTTACAACAATGTTTAAGGAtatggttaaacaaaaaatatGAATCTAAAGATGCAATAAAACACAATCCCACTTGCATTTGGAACCATTAGAAACAGGAAAGCATTTAAAATACCATTGTCAAGTTTAACATTTTCACCAGAATAGACAAGACCAAACATATTTATAATAAGGTTCAtctgaaaataattaaaaaaaaaaccccaaatgGGTTAAAGAAAGAAAAGACAAGTAAATGCATATAGATAAATGGGAAGAAgagaataaaaggaaaaaaaaagagagaaggatTTCTGGGTATTACCAGAAGTACGTTTTTATAGAATGAAGAGACAATGTGGCGACGAAAAATGGAAAATATCAAAGAAAAAAATATTGTAAGTGAACCCTAAAATTTTTGGCCAAAAACCCCAAAAAAGGAGTCTTCCTAGGAATCTAAAAACTCTTGAAACTTTGTTTTTTTGGGGGGGCTCATAAACACTCTAAACTTGAGTGTCTAGGGGAGTCGAAGGATTCATACTTAGCTTTGCCCATTTCAATTCAACGTCTTTGCACACAGTTTAGCGTGTGTTAAGTTGTACCAAAAgattatacaatttagttacgtGGCATCGAATTAATGGTTGTTACTTTTGGATAAGTATACATGAATGCATTTGAATATTGTTTTCATTACAAAAAAGGTGAAGCTCTTATCTTTATTTGTTTTGGCTTCCCTCCACAaacctttgaaccaaaaaaaTAGTTTCCACTTTCATGCATTTGTTTGTTGCAATGGCAACTGTCCCATCTCCAATAACTTCAATTTCTcctccaaaatcaaaattcaatgagAAAATCTCAAGATTTGAGACCCTGAACCCACCCCAAAACCCTCTTTCTCTTCTACCCAAGTGCACCTCTTTGAAAGAACTGAAACAAATCCAAGCCTTTACAATCAAAACCCATCTCCAAAATGACCTCAATTTCCTCACCAAGTTCATCAATTTCTGCACCAAGAGCCCAACTTTTAACTCCATGGAATATGCCCACAAGCTGTTTGACAATATATCCCAACCAGATGTTGTCCTTTTCAATACCATGGCTCGTGGCTATTCACGTTCCAATACCCCAATCCAAGCCATTC contains:
- the LOC108464169 gene encoding amino acid transporter AVT1I-like isoform X1; translation: MWVYECHKMDFTKAGKLESQNEVQQPQQPTKGTSFFRTCFNGLNALSGVGILSIPYALAQGGWLSLLLLFLVAVLCWYTGLLLRRCMDTHPLIKTYPDIGERAFGYKGRAIVSVFMYVELYLVAVEFLILEGDNLDKLFPNTAFKVAGLKIRGKQAFVMLTSLIVLPTTWLKSLALLAYVSAGGVLASFILVICIFWVGAVDKVGFHENDSVLNWKGMPIAISMFAFCYCGHAVFPTLCSSMKDRSKFSKVLLVCFITSTINYGSMAVMGYLMFGEHLKSQVTLNLPIKKMSTKIAIYTTLINPLTKYAIITAPITTAIEETSLFRNSRSLSILIRTALVISTVIVALTIPFFGYVMAFIGSFLSVTASMLLPCLCYLKLNKAAQKMGLELIIIVAILVAGLFIGVVGTFTSIKQIVNHL
- the LOC108464169 gene encoding amino acid transporter AVT1I-like isoform X2, which produces MWVYECHKMDFTKAGKLESQNEVQQPQQPTKGTSFFRTCFNGLNALSGVGILSIPYALAQGGWLSLLLLFLVAVLCWYTGLLLRRCMDTHPLIKTYPDIVEFLILEGDNLDKLFPNTAFKVAGLKIRGKQAFVMLTSLIVLPTTWLKSLALLAYVSAGGVLASFILVICIFWVGAVDKVGFHENDSVLNWKGMPIAISMFAFCYCGHAVFPTLCSSMKDRSKFSKVLLVCFITSTINYGSMAVMGYLMFGEHLKSQVTLNLPIKKMSTKIAIYTTLINPLTKYAIITAPITTAIEETSLFRNSRSLSILIRTALVISTVIVALTIPFFGYVMAFIGSFLSVTASMLLPCLCYLKLNKAAQKMGLELIIIVAILVAGLFIGVVGTFTSIKQIVNHL
- the LOC108464170 gene encoding uncharacterized protein LOC108464170 isoform X1, which produces MTIKQRQYCRDVSQQKQIVVSECRKERISEEMSLKFEGKLTEGSNNQLLILANFAELISESEYILPTVHENPQNDEDSSMEAQNLQENADDVMAKSSDKNWGEADEMPPISHDRNERDGSHGEGTVLRLSHIRRQARLKIQSFMKQSIQEDSYRTLQGSKMRLTQIRRQARSGNHIPRLNITAVCSHGKLLGGITRLSQIRREARSKNNCSRQEGTGEPMHVQLDCQFHEELISKFSSDILTMKLEFDFDDGANSEILTPQVALLVKKGVIAFEV
- the LOC108464170 gene encoding uncharacterized protein LOC108464170 isoform X2 — encoded protein: MTIKQRQYCRDVSQQKQIVVSECRKERISEEMSLKFEGKLTEGSNNQLLILANFAELISESEYILPTVHENPQNDEDSSMEAQNLQENADDVMAKSSDKNWGEADEMPPISHDRNERDGSHGEGTVLRLSHIRRQARLKIQSFMKQSIQEDSYRTLQGSKMRLTQIRRQARSGNHIPRLNITAVCSHGKLLGGITRLSQIRREARSKNNCSRQEGTGEPMHVQLDCQFHEVDSDNVDKMMLEKGQLRLSQLRRKVRSGNVDLVALTDVGNTV